The following are encoded together in the Ralstonia insidiosa genome:
- a CDS encoding site-specific integrase: MTRTARRIADTSVGNRGSQDEVVGHDGRRVDVTGDIWRVGPEHTINWSQLPPSLGRQVVVAIDAHIRHLIRTQSSPSVSARFDSIKLFFNVAHELKVDLSSAVTLNAALLNRLRIALNAKYALATVVGALHGYRLWYVWSTDADLPGFDFDVATKLESLTIGGGPKGEAVLRNDPKRGPLHSTEFDRLYQSMRKATETDALSEVDLAAAWLFMALGCNPKSLQLLNEEDLVQTQMLDGTIKYELRVPRIKKPGEQERSQFRTRPLRREIGQLLERVVSRNRAARALLQGFLLGSNPSTPMFRTATLRESLLGTAFEAEAFRCRTAYFGGALARVSSGLNLMGRDGEPLHLTARRLRYTFATRLVQDGASPVMLADALDHTDLQHVMVYYNARSDIVAKLDKTIAMQLAPWAQAFMGKIVRSEGVADRGNDPASRVRHLDRHHGKLESIGTCGSHGTCGLSAPIACYTCNRFQPWLEAPHESVLDALLEDRNQHLQRGADPKMTQARDLTITAVASVVQQCQQMLARGKGE, translated from the coding sequence ATGACTAGAACTGCAAGGCGTATCGCTGACACCAGTGTAGGCAATCGTGGTAGTCAAGATGAAGTTGTCGGCCACGACGGGCGTCGTGTTGACGTGACTGGCGATATCTGGCGCGTGGGGCCCGAGCACACGATTAACTGGTCCCAGTTGCCTCCTTCCTTGGGGCGGCAAGTCGTGGTAGCTATCGATGCACACATCCGGCACCTTATCCGCACCCAATCATCCCCGTCGGTCTCCGCTCGTTTCGATTCAATCAAGCTCTTTTTTAACGTCGCCCATGAGTTGAAGGTCGACCTCTCTTCTGCCGTTACGCTCAATGCAGCGCTGCTGAATCGACTGCGTATAGCTCTCAATGCGAAGTACGCTTTGGCTACGGTCGTTGGGGCCTTGCACGGTTACCGATTGTGGTACGTCTGGTCAACGGACGCTGATCTCCCAGGCTTCGACTTCGATGTTGCAACAAAACTCGAAAGTCTCACCATTGGCGGCGGCCCTAAGGGCGAGGCTGTCTTGCGGAACGACCCCAAGCGAGGCCCGCTGCACAGTACGGAGTTTGATCGACTCTATCAGTCGATGCGCAAGGCGACAGAAACAGATGCGCTCTCCGAAGTCGATCTGGCGGCTGCATGGCTGTTCATGGCGCTGGGATGTAACCCCAAGAGTCTGCAGCTGTTAAACGAGGAGGACTTGGTCCAAACGCAGATGTTGGATGGGACCATCAAGTACGAGCTACGTGTCCCGAGAATTAAGAAACCTGGCGAACAAGAGCGCAGTCAGTTTCGCACGCGCCCTTTGCGTCGGGAGATCGGGCAACTACTCGAACGGGTTGTGTCGCGAAATCGGGCTGCGCGAGCACTTCTTCAAGGCTTCCTGCTTGGTAGCAATCCATCAACCCCAATGTTTCGAACAGCCACGCTGCGCGAGTCGCTCCTGGGCACTGCGTTTGAGGCGGAAGCCTTCCGATGCAGAACAGCATACTTTGGTGGGGCGTTAGCACGTGTATCGAGCGGCCTCAATTTGATGGGACGAGATGGCGAGCCGCTGCATCTGACTGCACGACGACTGCGCTATACCTTTGCGACGCGATTGGTCCAGGATGGCGCATCGCCGGTCATGCTGGCTGATGCGCTCGACCACACTGACCTTCAGCACGTGATGGTGTACTACAACGCTCGATCCGACATTGTCGCGAAGCTGGACAAGACCATCGCCATGCAGCTAGCCCCGTGGGCACAAGCATTCATGGGAAAGATCGTGCGGAGTGAGGGCGTTGCCGACAGAGGGAATGATCCCGCTAGTCGAGTGCGGCATCTGGACAGACATCACGGCAAGCTTGAAAGCATCGGGACATGCGGGAGTCATGGAACCTGTGGCTTATCTGCTCCCATCGCTTGCTACACCTGCAATAGATTCCAGCCGTGGCTTGAGGCGCCGCATGAATCAGTGCTCGACGCATTGCTGGAGGATAGAAATCAGCATTTGCAGCGCGGAGCGGATCCGAAGATGACGCAAGCTAGGGATCTCACGATCACGGCGGTCGCCTCGGTGGTGCAGCAGTGTCAGCAGATGCTAGCGAGGGGCAAAGGTGAGTAG
- the uvrA gene encoding excinuclease ABC subunit UvrA: MEEIKIRGARTHNLKNINLDLPRNQLVVITGLSGSGKSSLAFDTLYAEGQRRYVESLSAYARQFLQLMEKPDVDLIEGLSPAISIEQKATSHNPRSTVGTVTEIHDYLRLLYARAGTPYCPDHGQPLEAQSVSQMVDAVLARPADTKLMILAPVVANRKGEHVDLFEAMQAQGFVRFRIRSGGGTAHEAEAKVYEVDNLPKLKKNDKHSIEVVVDRVKVNPELKQRLAESFETALRLADGRAIALEMDTGKEHGFSSKFACPICSYSLQELEPRLFSFNNPMGACPHCDGLGQITFFDPKRVVAFPNLSLASGAIKGWDRRNQFYFQMLQSLAAFYDVDIDVPFEELSPEIQQIVLHGSDKQQIPFTYINEKGRTTVREHAFEGIIPNLERRYKETDSIAVREELAKYQNNQQCPECHGTRLRREARFVKIGEADQARGIYEINGWPLRDALTYFLTLNMHGAKREIADKIVQEITARLNFLNNVGLDYLSLERSADTLSGGEAQRIRLASQIGSGLTGVMYVLDEPSIGLHQRDNDRLIGTLKHLRDLGNSVLVVEHDEDMIRASDYVVDIGPGAGVHGGQIIAEGTPKQVEQSPASLTGEYLSGKRRIEVPKQRTAPDEERWLRIINATGNNLRGVSADIPVGLLTCITGVSGSGKSTLINDTLYHAVARHLYGSTPEPAAHDRIDGLEHFDKVINVDQSPIGRTPRSNPATYTGLFTPIRELFAGVPSAKERGYDPGRFSFNVKGGRCEACQGDGVLKVEMHFLPDVYVPCDVCHGRRYNRETLEVLYKGKNITEVLEMTVEQAHEFFAPVPVVRRKLQTLLDVGLGYIRLGQSATTLSGGEAQRVKLSLELSKRDTGRTLYILDEPTTGLHFHDIELLLKVIYKLRDHGNTIVIIEHNLDVIKTADWLLDLGPEGGAGGGQIIAKGTPEDVAKSKASFTGKYLAPLLKRK; this comes from the coding sequence ATGGAAGAAATCAAGATTCGTGGGGCCCGTACCCACAACCTGAAGAACATCAACCTCGACCTGCCACGCAACCAATTGGTTGTGATTACCGGGCTGTCGGGGTCGGGCAAATCGTCGCTCGCGTTCGACACGCTGTATGCGGAGGGGCAGCGGCGCTATGTGGAATCGCTCTCGGCGTATGCCCGCCAGTTTCTGCAGCTGATGGAAAAGCCCGACGTCGACCTGATCGAAGGCCTTTCGCCGGCCATCTCCATCGAACAGAAGGCAACGAGCCACAATCCGCGTTCGACCGTCGGCACCGTCACCGAGATTCACGACTACCTGCGTCTGCTGTACGCCCGCGCCGGCACGCCCTACTGCCCCGACCACGGCCAACCGCTGGAAGCGCAGAGCGTGTCGCAGATGGTCGACGCCGTGCTGGCGCGGCCCGCCGACACCAAGCTGATGATCCTGGCGCCCGTGGTGGCCAACCGCAAGGGCGAACACGTCGACCTGTTTGAAGCGATGCAGGCGCAGGGTTTCGTGCGCTTTCGCATCCGCTCGGGCGGCGGCACGGCACATGAAGCCGAAGCCAAGGTCTACGAAGTCGACAACCTGCCCAAGCTCAAGAAGAACGACAAGCACTCGATCGAGGTCGTGGTCGACCGCGTGAAGGTCAACCCGGAACTCAAGCAGCGCCTGGCCGAGTCGTTCGAAACAGCGCTGCGCCTGGCCGACGGCCGCGCCATCGCGCTGGAAATGGATACGGGCAAGGAGCACGGCTTCAGCTCCAAGTTCGCCTGCCCGATCTGCTCGTATTCATTGCAGGAGCTGGAGCCGCGGTTGTTCTCGTTCAACAACCCGATGGGCGCCTGCCCGCACTGCGACGGCCTGGGCCAGATCACGTTCTTCGATCCGAAGCGCGTGGTGGCCTTCCCGAATCTCTCACTCGCTTCGGGCGCCATCAAGGGATGGGACCGCCGCAACCAGTTCTACTTCCAGATGCTGCAAAGCCTGGCGGCCTTCTATGACGTCGACATCGACGTGCCGTTTGAAGAGCTGTCGCCTGAGATTCAGCAGATCGTGCTTCACGGCTCCGACAAGCAGCAGATTCCGTTCACGTACATCAACGAAAAAGGTCGAACCACGGTGCGCGAGCACGCGTTCGAGGGGATCATCCCCAACCTGGAACGGCGCTACAAAGAGACCGACTCCATCGCCGTACGCGAAGAGCTGGCCAAGTACCAGAACAACCAGCAGTGCCCGGAGTGCCACGGCACCCGTCTGCGCCGCGAAGCGCGCTTCGTCAAGATTGGCGAGGCCGACCAGGCGCGCGGCATCTACGAGATCAACGGCTGGCCGCTGCGCGACGCGCTCACGTATTTCCTGACGCTGAACATGCACGGCGCCAAGCGCGAGATTGCCGACAAGATCGTTCAGGAGATCACCGCGCGGCTGAACTTCCTGAACAACGTCGGGTTGGACTACCTGTCACTGGAGCGCAGCGCCGATACGCTCTCGGGCGGTGAGGCGCAGCGCATTCGCTTGGCTTCGCAGATCGGCTCGGGCCTGACCGGCGTGATGTACGTGCTGGATGAGCCGTCCATCGGCCTACACCAGCGCGACAACGATCGCCTGATCGGCACGCTCAAGCATCTGCGTGATCTCGGCAACTCGGTGCTGGTGGTTGAGCACGATGAAGACATGATCCGCGCGTCGGACTACGTCGTCGACATTGGCCCCGGCGCCGGCGTGCATGGCGGCCAGATCATTGCGGAGGGCACGCCCAAGCAGGTCGAGCAGTCGCCCGCGTCGCTCACGGGGGAATACCTCTCGGGCAAGCGTCGCATCGAGGTGCCCAAGCAGCGCACCGCACCCGATGAGGAGCGCTGGCTGCGCATCATCAACGCCACAGGCAACAACCTGCGGGGCGTGTCGGCGGACATTCCCGTTGGGCTGCTGACGTGCATTACGGGCGTGTCGGGCTCGGGCAAGTCGACGCTGATCAACGACACGCTGTATCACGCGGTAGCGCGCCATCTGTATGGCTCCACGCCGGAGCCGGCGGCGCACGACCGCATTGATGGGCTCGAGCATTTCGACAAGGTCATCAACGTCGATCAGTCGCCGATCGGCCGCACGCCGCGCTCGAACCCGGCCACGTACACGGGGCTGTTCACGCCGATCCGCGAGCTGTTTGCGGGCGTGCCGTCGGCCAAGGAGCGTGGTTACGACCCGGGCCGCTTCTCGTTCAACGTCAAGGGCGGCCGCTGCGAAGCCTGCCAGGGCGATGGCGTGCTCAAGGTCGAGATGCACTTCCTGCCCGACGTGTATGTGCCCTGCGACGTGTGCCACGGCAGGCGCTACAACCGCGAAACGTTGGAGGTGCTCTACAAGGGCAAGAACATCACCGAAGTGCTGGAGATGACGGTGGAGCAGGCGCACGAGTTCTTCGCGCCCGTGCCGGTGGTGCGCCGCAAGCTGCAAACGCTGCTCGATGTGGGCCTGGGCTATATCCGCCTCGGGCAATCGGCGACGACGCTGTCGGGTGGCGAGGCACAGCGCGTGAAGCTGTCGCTGGAGCTATCCAAGCGCGACACCGGCCGCACGCTCTACATCCTGGATGAGCCGACCACCGGCCTGCACTTCCACGACATCGAACTGCTGCTCAAGGTCATCTACAAGCTGCGCGACCACGGCAATACGATCGTCATCATCGAGCACAACCTCGACGTAATCAAAACGGCGGACTGGTTGCTCGACCTCGGTCCGGAAGGCGGTGCGGGCGGCGGGCAGATCATCGCCAAGGGCACGCCCGAGGATGTGGCCAAGAGCAAGGCGAGCTTTACGGGCAAGTACCTCGCGCCGTTGCTCAAGCGGAAATAG
- the ssb gene encoding single-stranded DNA-binding protein, translated as MASVNKVIIVGNLGADPETRYMPSGDAVTNIRVATTDRYKDKASGEMKEATEWHRIAFFGRLAEIAGEYLKKGSSVYIEGRLKTRQWEKDGQKQYSTEIVADQMQMLGGRGEGGGGQGGGGGGYSRGGEGGGSGGGGGGYGGGRSQQGGGGYSRGGESGGQGGGQGGGARRQQAPSNGFEDMDDDIPF; from the coding sequence ATGGCGTCCGTCAACAAAGTCATCATCGTCGGCAATCTCGGCGCCGATCCAGAAACGCGTTACATGCCCAGCGGCGACGCCGTCACCAACATTCGCGTGGCGACCACCGACCGCTACAAGGACAAGGCCAGCGGCGAAATGAAGGAAGCCACCGAGTGGCACCGCATCGCCTTCTTCGGCCGCCTGGCCGAAATCGCTGGCGAATACCTGAAGAAGGGTTCGTCGGTGTACATCGAGGGCCGCCTCAAGACCCGTCAGTGGGAGAAGGACGGCCAGAAGCAATACAGCACCGAAATCGTTGCAGACCAAATGCAGATGCTCGGCGGCCGCGGTGAAGGCGGTGGCGGGCAGGGTGGCGGCGGTGGTGGTTACTCGCGCGGCGGCGAAGGCGGCGGCAGCGGTGGTGGTGGTGGCGGTTACGGTGGTGGCCGCAGCCAGCAAGGCGGCGGTGGCTATTCGCGCGGCGGTGAAAGCGGCGGCCAAGGTGGTGGCCAGGGCGGCGGCGCACGCCGTCAGCAAGCCCCGTCGAATGGCTTTGAGGATATGGACGACGATATTCCGTTCTAA
- a CDS encoding site-specific integrase produces MRKRLDALGLVLRFLSSHGIDIVARTASQTFLSIEELVALADECRTPKQPQADRVIVSPSWAAVRYATAVDFIVWMAEPVIGRISPPQSRESANIALQRFLRRARSVAPKVRGNASHIDGERHGLLDAQRQLFLRVIRPGDPGNPFSANMQIRNHALLLLAFKLGARSGEIRGLKKTDLNLDSQPAELFIVPRYNDADDRRLDPAAAKTNGRMLHVDAELADALERWLQERCVRVRWPRANRNPYVFVNRFGNAMEGRGYRKIIETLRSKHPELSGLCHHVLRHDWNDRWISMMDDDQIEFEKAQQEQRYAMGWSNKSTMPQRYGKQAIAQAANRRILKLQGDARNNND; encoded by the coding sequence ATGAGGAAGCGCCTGGATGCTCTAGGACTTGTTCTGCGCTTTCTTTCTTCTCATGGCATCGACATAGTGGCGCGGACAGCGTCGCAGACATTTCTATCTATCGAGGAACTGGTGGCGTTAGCGGACGAGTGCCGGACCCCAAAACAGCCACAAGCGGACAGAGTCATTGTTAGTCCATCGTGGGCCGCAGTTCGATACGCCACCGCAGTGGATTTCATCGTTTGGATGGCCGAACCCGTTATTGGACGGATCTCACCTCCGCAGTCGCGCGAGTCCGCAAACATTGCTCTGCAACGCTTCCTTCGTCGGGCACGCTCGGTTGCCCCGAAAGTGCGAGGTAATGCGTCACATATCGATGGTGAGAGGCACGGCCTGCTCGACGCACAACGTCAACTGTTTCTCAGAGTGATTCGACCAGGTGACCCTGGCAATCCCTTCTCCGCCAACATGCAGATCAGAAATCACGCTCTGCTGCTATTGGCGTTCAAGCTTGGCGCAAGGTCCGGAGAGATTCGTGGCCTCAAGAAAACGGATCTCAATCTCGACAGCCAGCCCGCGGAGTTGTTTATCGTTCCCAGATACAACGACGCCGACGATCGGCGGCTGGACCCCGCTGCTGCAAAGACGAACGGTCGCATGCTGCATGTCGATGCTGAGCTTGCGGACGCGCTGGAGAGATGGCTGCAGGAGCGTTGCGTGAGGGTGAGATGGCCGCGCGCGAATAGAAATCCATATGTTTTTGTGAATCGATTCGGCAACGCCATGGAAGGGCGTGGCTATCGAAAGATCATTGAGACGCTTCGATCCAAACATCCAGAGTTGAGTGGCTTGTGTCACCACGTGCTGCGACATGACTGGAACGATCGCTGGATATCGATGATGGACGACGATCAGATCGAGTTTGAGAAGGCGCAGCAAGAGCAGCGATATGCCATGGGCTGGTCGAACAAGTCGACAATGCCGCAACGATATGGAAAGCAAGCCATTGCGCAGGCCGCTAACCGGCGCATTCTGAAACTGCAAGGCGACGCCCGAAATAACAATGACTAG
- a CDS encoding helix-turn-helix domain-containing protein: protein MSEPKKAFGQAMRAVVCGFVSHAAYAHAASVAATQRWASPRLEQRLAEQLAHDINPVSNLLREARDAADFRARWNGFNAGARLGISTHVEPDGRLRRLPALSVRDVGFRAEVIAGCLDLLTSRRPPAMGIHALAQTLGAPASVVDLMDHLQAAPADSLSDCAQALGCAARSLQRALAREYLSFGLVRQALRLVTAGERLRHCDETVTETALAAGFFDAAHLNHAWMQACGLTPSAYSALARTPAAVDPISA, encoded by the coding sequence ATGTCTGAGCCGAAGAAGGCGTTCGGGCAGGCGATGCGCGCGGTGGTCTGCGGATTTGTCAGTCACGCGGCGTATGCGCATGCAGCCAGCGTGGCCGCCACGCAGCGTTGGGCGTCTCCGCGTCTTGAGCAGCGCTTGGCTGAACAGCTTGCGCACGACATCAACCCGGTCTCCAACTTGCTGCGCGAGGCGCGGGACGCAGCGGATTTTCGCGCGCGCTGGAACGGTTTTAACGCGGGCGCGCGGCTAGGCATTTCGACGCACGTTGAGCCAGACGGGCGCCTGCGGCGCCTGCCGGCGTTGTCTGTGCGGGATGTCGGATTTCGCGCCGAAGTCATCGCCGGTTGTCTTGATCTGTTGACCTCGCGCCGCCCGCCGGCCATGGGCATACACGCGCTGGCGCAGACGCTGGGCGCACCCGCGAGCGTTGTCGACCTGATGGATCACCTGCAAGCCGCACCCGCTGACAGCCTAAGCGATTGCGCGCAGGCGTTGGGTTGCGCAGCGCGATCGTTGCAGCGTGCGTTGGCACGGGAATACTTGAGCTTTGGCTTGGTGCGCCAGGCGTTGCGATTGGTGACCGCAGGCGAGCGCCTGCGGCATTGCGACGAGACTGTCACCGAAACTGCACTGGCCGCGGGTTTCTTCGATGCGGCGCATCTGAACCACGCCTGGATGCAGGCGTGCGGGCTCACGCCTTCGGCATACAGTGCACTGGCAAGAACCCCGGCCGCAGTTGATCCTATTTCCGCTTGA
- a CDS encoding Na/Pi cotransporter family protein, whose amino-acid sequence MYTLLKLLSGVALLVWGTQTVKVGMLRLYGADLRRLLSRSVSNRFSALLAGIGVTCLVQSSNATATIVGAFVAQGLMGVSSALAILLGANVGTALMAQVFALNLSWLSPLLIFFGVILHLSRKGSPVGHFGRVLIGLGLIMLALELIAVAASPMVEANALRVLLSSISADTGLNMLIGAVLTLLCYSSLAVVLFCATLATSAAVSVKVAFAIVLGANIGSAIAALATTPASSQAARRATLGNLLSRVLGAALVLPFLGKLAELAPHVGVALQHVVVAFHVLFNVALAALLIGFTDQMARLCTRILPGGRHLDELVAPRYLDPSALATPTLALGNASREVLRIGDRVEQMLENTLRVLKTDDVRLLQTTRAVDDEVDALYSGVKFYLTQLSHEALDDRDGKRWTDIISLTINLEHAGDIIDRLLQDVREKKIAHKLTFSEAGLQELENMHTQLVANLKLSMSVFLTGDLPSAQRLMLQKVHFRDLEKRYARSHLARVSEQTAESIETSSLHLDIISDFKRLNSLFCAAAYPVLDEAGALNRSRMKDTDEVEPEAAAGH is encoded by the coding sequence ATGTACACGCTGCTCAAACTGCTCTCGGGTGTGGCCCTGCTGGTCTGGGGCACGCAGACCGTCAAGGTCGGCATGCTGCGCCTGTATGGCGCGGACTTGCGCCGGCTGCTGTCGCGCAGCGTGTCGAACCGGTTCTCAGCGCTGCTGGCCGGTATTGGCGTGACATGCCTGGTGCAGAGCAGTAACGCAACGGCCACCATCGTCGGGGCGTTTGTTGCGCAGGGTTTGATGGGGGTGTCGTCGGCGCTGGCCATCTTGCTGGGGGCCAACGTCGGCACGGCGCTGATGGCGCAGGTGTTTGCGCTGAACCTGTCGTGGCTCTCACCGCTGCTGATCTTCTTTGGCGTGATCCTGCATCTGTCGCGCAAGGGCAGCCCGGTCGGGCACTTTGGGCGTGTGCTGATCGGCCTGGGGCTGATCATGCTGGCGCTGGAGCTGATTGCGGTGGCGGCCAGCCCAATGGTCGAGGCCAATGCGCTGCGCGTGCTGCTCAGTTCCATCTCCGCCGATACGGGCCTGAACATGCTGATCGGCGCGGTGCTGACGCTGCTGTGCTATTCGAGCCTGGCGGTGGTGCTGTTCTGCGCCACGCTGGCGACGTCTGCGGCGGTGTCGGTCAAGGTGGCTTTTGCGATTGTGCTGGGGGCCAACATCGGCAGCGCCATCGCTGCATTGGCGACCACACCGGCATCCAGCCAGGCTGCGCGCCGTGCCACGCTGGGCAATCTGCTCTCGCGCGTGCTCGGTGCTGCGCTGGTGTTGCCGTTCCTGGGTAAGCTGGCCGAGCTGGCGCCGCATGTTGGGGTGGCGTTGCAGCACGTGGTGGTTGCGTTTCACGTGTTGTTCAACGTCGCGCTGGCCGCGCTGCTGATCGGTTTCACTGATCAGATGGCCCGCCTGTGCACGCGCATCCTGCCGGGTGGTCGGCACCTGGACGAGCTTGTCGCGCCGCGCTATCTGGACCCGTCGGCGCTGGCCACGCCCACGCTGGCGCTGGGCAATGCCTCGCGCGAGGTGCTGCGCATTGGCGACCGCGTCGAGCAGATGCTGGAGAACACGCTGCGCGTGCTCAAGACCGACGACGTGCGTCTGCTGCAGACCACACGCGCCGTCGACGACGAGGTCGACGCGCTCTACTCGGGCGTCAAGTTCTACCTCACCCAGCTCAGCCACGAGGCACTGGACGACCGCGATGGCAAGCGCTGGACCGACATCATCTCCCTCACCATCAACCTGGAGCACGCCGGCGACATCATCGACCGTCTGCTGCAGGACGTGCGCGAGAAGAAGATCGCGCACAAGCTGACCTTTTCCGAGGCCGGCTTGCAGGAGTTGGAAAATATGCACACGCAACTGGTCGCCAACCTGAAGTTGTCGATGTCGGTATTCCTGACGGGCGATCTGCCGAGCGCCCAGCGGCTGATGTTGCAGAAGGTGCACTTCCGCGATCTGGAGAAGCGCTATGCGCGCAGCCACCTGGCGCGCGTGTCGGAACAGACCGCCGAGAGTATCGAAACCAGCTCGCTGCATCTGGACATCATCAGTGACTTCAAGCGGTTGAACTCGCTGTTCTGTGCGGCGGCGTACCCGGTGCTGGATGAGGCAGGCGCCCTGAACCGCAGCCGCATGAAGGACACCGACGAGGTTGAACCGGAAGCCGCCGCCGGGCACTAG
- a CDS encoding MFS transporter produces the protein MTGLELRAAASLAGIFALRMLGLFMIMPVFAVFAKTLPDGNNTQLVAFAIGVYGLTQAVLYIPYGWLSDRFGRKPVIVTGLVIFAVGSLVAAFSHSVAGIAIGRAIQGAGAISSAVIAFVADLTREEHRTKAMAMIGGSIGVSFAVAIVSAPIIFRWVGMPGMFLAIGVLAVIAIGVVLWVVPNAPRPPEHVKAPFREVLHNAELLRLNFGVFALHATQTALFVVLPHMLEAAGLPIDSHWKIYLPVMGVSFVLMVPAIIAAEKRGKMKSVLLSAVALVMVAQLALGEVHPTLTALSIALLVYFLGFNVLEASQPSLVSKYAPGVRKGAAMGVYNTTQALGLFAGGAGGGWILLHAGQSAVFFTCAGLALAWLIIASPMRMPALRRH, from the coding sequence ATGACCGGCCTTGAGCTGCGTGCGGCCGCCTCGCTGGCCGGCATCTTTGCGCTGCGCATGCTGGGTTTGTTCATGATCATGCCGGTCTTCGCTGTGTTCGCGAAAACGCTGCCCGACGGCAATAACACCCAGCTTGTCGCCTTCGCCATCGGCGTGTACGGCCTGACACAGGCGGTGCTCTATATCCCCTACGGCTGGTTGTCGGACCGCTTCGGGCGCAAGCCCGTCATCGTGACGGGGCTGGTGATCTTTGCGGTGGGCAGCCTGGTGGCGGCGTTTTCGCACAGCGTGGCGGGCATCGCCATAGGGCGGGCCATCCAGGGTGCCGGGGCGATTTCCTCGGCGGTGATCGCCTTCGTAGCAGATCTGACGCGTGAAGAACATCGCACCAAGGCCATGGCCATGATTGGCGGCAGCATCGGCGTGTCGTTTGCCGTGGCCATCGTCAGCGCGCCCATCATCTTCCGTTGGGTCGGCATGCCGGGCATGTTCCTGGCGATTGGCGTGCTGGCCGTCATCGCCATCGGCGTGGTGCTGTGGGTGGTGCCCAATGCGCCGCGTCCGCCCGAGCACGTCAAAGCGCCATTCCGCGAAGTGCTGCACAACGCGGAACTGCTGCGCCTGAACTTTGGCGTGTTTGCCCTGCATGCCACGCAGACGGCGCTGTTTGTCGTGCTGCCGCACATGCTGGAAGCCGCCGGTCTGCCGATCGACTCGCACTGGAAGATCTACCTGCCGGTGATGGGTGTGTCGTTCGTGCTGATGGTGCCGGCCATCATTGCTGCGGAAAAGCGCGGCAAGATGAAGAGCGTGCTGCTGTCTGCCGTGGCACTCGTCATGGTGGCGCAGCTGGCGCTGGGTGAGGTGCATCCGACACTGACGGCACTGTCGATTGCGTTGCTGGTGTACTTCCTTGGCTTCAACGTGCTGGAGGCCTCGCAACCCTCGCTGGTGTCGAAGTACGCGCCGGGCGTGCGCAAGGGCGCGGCCATGGGCGTGTACAACACGACACAGGCGCTGGGGCTGTTTGCAGGCGGTGCGGGCGGTGGCTGGATTCTGTTGCACGCGGGGCAGAGCGCCGTGTTCTTCACATGCGCTGGGCTGGCCTTGGCTTGGCTTATAATCGCGAGCCCCATGCGGATGCCGGCATTGCGCCGACACTAA
- a CDS encoding O-methyltransferase gives MTDLQLNLPWHASDPVAMTLATLYAQTVRTDPAIRDMVEGARGLTETDDGFYAAMREAFMPVTPDFGALLYQLIRATQARTVVEYGTSFGLSTLFLAGALRDLGAGHIITTEIEPAKAARARQHWEQAGVSDRITCRIGNARQTLAADLPATIDFVLLDGAKTDYLPVLKLLEPRLRASALICADNTGMTGARAFVDYVEDPANGYVSAALGTLALNEFHPTRLLMWRGAGGHA, from the coding sequence ATGACCGATCTACAACTGAACCTGCCCTGGCACGCGTCTGACCCAGTTGCCATGACGCTGGCGACACTGTACGCGCAAACCGTGCGCACCGATCCAGCCATCCGCGACATGGTCGAGGGCGCGCGCGGCCTGACCGAAACCGATGACGGCTTTTACGCGGCCATGCGCGAGGCCTTCATGCCGGTCACGCCCGACTTTGGCGCCTTGCTCTACCAGTTGATCCGTGCCACCCAGGCGCGAACCGTCGTGGAATATGGCACCTCGTTTGGCCTGTCGACGCTCTTCTTGGCCGGTGCACTGCGTGACCTCGGCGCCGGCCACATCATCACCACCGAGATCGAGCCAGCCAAAGCGGCACGGGCGCGCCAGCATTGGGAGCAAGCTGGCGTTTCTGATCGCATCACGTGCCGCATCGGCAACGCCCGTCAGACACTAGCCGCTGATCTACCTGCCACCATTGATTTCGTCCTGCTGGACGGCGCCAAGACTGATTACCTCCCGGTGCTCAAGTTGCTTGAGCCACGCCTGCGCGCGAGCGCCTTGATTTGCGCCGACAACACCGGCATGACCGGTGCCCGCGCCTTTGTCGACTACGTAGAAGACCCCGCCAACGGTTACGTGAGCGCAGCACTGGGTACGCTGGCGCTAAACGAATTTCATCCGACTCGCTTGCTGATGTGGCGCGGCGCCGGCGGCCACGCATAG